A region of the Silene latifolia isolate original U9 population chromosome 9, ASM4854445v1, whole genome shotgun sequence genome:
GTTTTGGTTGTGTCAGCATTTCTTACTGTCATGTTCTTTGACGTTAATATGTAGTCATATACAGAGTACTAAGCATCATAAAGATGCATCAATAGATGTTGGACACAAATGAATACTAGCAAAGTTTCAGATAAATTTTCAAATAATTACCGATGTTCAATAATTAAGTTTCATGAAAAAACCGTCTCACGGTGAACTATAGTAAAACTACtcgataaataaaaataaaaactcttGCTAAATGTTTTCGCTTTTAAGGTTTGCTAATGTTACGTTCTCTTGACATtaacatatacggagtattaagCATCACAAAGACGTATCAGTAAATGTTGCACATGGAGTAAATACAAGCACCATTTCAGATAAAAAATTTAAATAGTGTATTTATATGTACAATATTTTTTTTCCATTTCCAATGTAGCCATGAAGACTAATTTACTTAGTTCtacaataaataaagcaaaatggctcactaagtTGGCTACTACCCATTTAATGCAAATCTTGACAAGATTTTTATTTCGGGTCATCAAGAAACAGCCTATCTATGATGTTAACACGGGGGAAAGGCCACGTACATAAAACCCCCATACCCCATTATTCAAGAAATCCCATGATAGTTGGAACGGGGATGATGCTGTTGTTGTCATTGTATCTAAGATCAATATGATGGCTATTCATTGTCTCGAATTATATCATTGGCAGAGATTGCATATATGAGGACTCTGACAACAAAAGTAGACATATTCAGCTTGGGAGTGATAATGATGGAGTTTGTGACACGGCGTAGACCAACAGGGGTATCAGAAGAGGGTGAATTGGCACTCACCTTGAGCCACATTGTCGAGAAGGCCATCATAAACGACGAGCTACTTGATGTCATAGATCCTGCTCTAGCTTTGAATATTACACTGGATGAAGTTGAGACATTACAAAGCCTTCTTAAACTGGCATTATCCTGCACTTCTACAGCTCCTGAAAATAGGCCTGATGTAAACTATGTGCTCACTTCACTTAACAAGCTTAACACACAGTATAAGATGTTGAAATCTTGATCTTTTCTTCAATACAAATAGTGGTCAGTTTTCTTAGGTTGTTCATCTGTTTGTGTGCAAAAGACAGTTGATTTTAGAATTGAGTTGAGTGGAATTACAAGAGCAAAAAGAGTTTTAAATTTTGACACTGCTGTGTGCCCTTAGTTCCTGATTCCTGAACAGTATCGTAGGTGACTAGTGTACGACAACATGGAAATAGTTTATTACTAAGTATCAACATGGAATTACATGGAAGTagcggtccttcgatgcagttctcgacgcaattttcatcttgggtcattcggaaacagcctctttgtgttgctaacacaagggtaaggctgcgtacatccgacccccccttaccccgtaatttgcgggagccattgaggcactggggtaatgttgttgttgttgttgtatcaaTTAGAACTCGCTATCAAATTTATCcttaacaataaaaataataaacgCCAGGGAATGATTCATCTGTTCACATAAATGATCAGACAGCAAATTTAGTCTTCAAAAATAAGTGAAACACTATTATTTTCTTTGTGTCATTGGGTAGACCAAGAAAGCATTGTAAAAGAGCTTCAAGGATTTTACTTTAGATCAATTATAGGGAATGGAAGAGCTTCTTAGAGTGACTATGTGCCATTTTCCTGCCCGTTTTAAACTAGTGAAAATCGGTCGGGCATGAACTCTATGCTATCTACTTCCATATTGAATGACCAATGAAGTTGTCAAAACCCTCACTGGAATTTACCCTTTGTTTGGATACAAAAAAGAGGGGGGAAGAGAGGGGATGTCGGGAGGAGAAAGGATTGGAAATGACATTACTTCTTCTCCCCCTTCCCTCTATCACCCGCATCTCAATTTTCCTAAACAGCAAAAGGAAATAGGTGTCCTTCCTACCTTcccctccttttttttctttaaatcCTTTCACCTAGACGATGGGTTAATTACTTGCGGAAGATTAAGGTGTGTGAAAATGATCCTATGTTTCTTTTCAGATGAAATCTGATAAATTCAGAAACACATCAAGCATGCTCACCTAGTAATCTAGGATTTTTTATCACCACCTCAATTTACATTATGAATGATCATGTCGGACATTGTTGCTAGCACTTATCAACCTTATATTAATGCAACCGTCTTACCTCCGTTTACACCACCATAACATAAAATCAGGGACAGAAAAGTATCCAGTAGATGGACTCCAATACCAAAAGAACCAATCTTTATAAGCATAATACACCACTTAACCTTCAACTTCACTTCGAGCATAGGAAGTGCCAACAATCACTAGCAAGTAGCAACACACCCACTTTGCAAACTAATGGAGGGAAATGTAAGAAATCTTAGGAAAATAGACAAGCTTTTACACAGCgccatcaatttgcataaactaCTAGACAGCTTGGCTACGGAAGCGCCTCTATCAGTTTTCAAAGTGAATTTATCTCACACCAAACTTAACTTTCAGacactatattttctcaaaacaTAACATAAGAATACATCCTTAAAGTCAACACTAAGAAAAGAGTGCTCCTGAAACATCATCCTCTTGCAAACACAGCTAATACAACTTGCTTGTACTCCATTTACTTCCCATCAAAATAATCAAAATGTACGTAACTTGATTATAAATAGCAATTATACCACAAACGCTTTTCCCTTACTGATCTGATCCTTGGGTCTATCAAAATCGTGCATAGAGTTTGCAATATCATGTTAATGACCTTAGTCGAATGCTTGGTGGACCAGTAATAGAGTTTGCATCTAAAAGCAAGTGTTATTGACAGTCTGAACAACATGAGTAGCACAAAGTAAAGACATTGATTTTTATCATGTTTTGCAATAACAATGAAAAAGCAACTACAACGAAAATATCACAATTCAAAAGATATTAAATACCAATCTTAAAATCTTTAGATGATGACTTCTATCAATGCAATATCATGATTTATTTTATGAATACTCGATGATGAACAACACTTAGTTTTAACACCAAGTAGTCCATTACCTCAACCAGGTAAGCAACAAGAGCACTTACAGCCTCCATTTCATCCTTCTACCTTATACTTCCATTGGCGGATCATGCCGCAAGAAATCTTCAACTGTGGACGGAAACTCGACCCCTTGAAACCCTccaccattatcatcatcatcaccgtttaCACAAGTAGCCTTGCCCAACAGCAAATGAGCCAATCTAAAAGACTCGATCTTTTTATCCCGAAAATGCTTAATCCAACCATCCAACCTCTCCATCTCCTTCCCACATTTAGGACCCTTCATCCCTACAACCTTGTCATAAAACCCGCCGACACAATGACAAGATGAACAAGTTGCATTAATCTCCTCTCCGTCATTCTCTGATCCACCCCGCTCAAATTCCAACAACCCTAACAACTTAATCAACAACCCCATTTCATCCACTTGGTCATTCTCGACACAATCGACAGTTTTAGCATCAATTTGAGGGGATTCTAGAGGTGGGTTATCATGGGTTTGAGGGAATTCAACAGAATTTGAAAGAAATTCAATTGGGGTTTCACTATTATCAAAATTAGAGTTATGGTTGCCAACATTACTtaaattgtgattgtgatcgacATATAGGTATAATGGAGAGCTTAAAGATTCTGTTGAAGGATGAACAGTTTGAGGTGGTTGTTGCGGCGGTGCGGGTGATAAAGTGTCAAGTTTCAATCTTTTTTCAACCTGTATATAACATAATTTAACAACGAAACTATGGGATAAATTAGGGATGAATGTAGTTTAGAAAGAAGTAAAAAGAAGAGATAAATTACCTGTTTAAGAGAGGAAAAGAAATTGGAATGAGGAGTGGGGCGTCTGTTCATGGCTTGTGTTGAGCATGCAGGTTGCAGAGTGAGTATATTGCATTCAACTATAGTTAAACAGGCGGGATGatggattttactctttcacgtATACTTTTTCATTATCTTTCCAATAACTTCTTACAAATCGACCTTatatgagaaaaagaaacatacaTCGGATTACtctaactttatttgtttttgagcatatttatatttttttgagcttattaaagtttataagttagattttaatttttttccatCTCAACTTAAATTTTACTAAATTTAtttgtaatgtttttgagttttattgtaactAGGTTTGGTGTCCGGCTACGTCCGGGTTACCTTTATTTACcaattaaattttattttctataaAATCTGTTTTGCTAAATTTGattaacacatacatttacaatttatatcttgaaattacaatttatatcttgaaattatgatgagatgtaaaattaatcaacaaattatgtgACATGTTCACCACTTTCGTTgtcaatattattactttcactacatccctTGTTAATACTATTATCTTCACTACTTCTTCCGTTACTGTTGTTTGTTTAACTACTTCTCCTAATTTTACGGTTAACTCGTTAGTTTtgtcaaactcatatatttaaataattaatgttGTCTTAAAATTGAAACGTTaattaatttttcatactctctgtaacacccccttcttacccggccaaggtaattgggagatgtcaccttctcggtttcccgaggtagtgaaatcggagtcgcaattgagaaacaattaacataaataagtCTTTAGTGGATTACATATGCATAAGTGAAATGAATTAAATGAAttatacaactcatgactactaaactaatctaatcaactatgcttgactcgaatgtcgtcaaggctcgtcccgtctcccgcaagcaaccaaagctaa
Encoded here:
- the LOC141600383 gene encoding uncharacterized protein LOC141600383; amino-acid sequence: MNRRPTPHSNFFSSLKQVEKRLKLDTLSPAPPQQPPQTVHPSTESLSSPLYLYVDHNHNLSNVGNHNSNFDNSETPIEFLSNSVEFPQTHDNPPLESPQIDAKTVDCVENDQVDEMGLLIKLLGLLEFERGGSENDGEEINATCSSCHCVGGFYDKVVGMKGPKCGKEMERLDGWIKHFRDKKIESFRLAHLLLGKATCVNGDDDDNGGGFQGVEFPSTVEDFLRHDPPMEV